The following coding sequences are from one Mytilus trossulus isolate FHL-02 chromosome 8, PNRI_Mtr1.1.1.hap1, whole genome shotgun sequence window:
- the LOC134681903 gene encoding uncharacterized protein LOC134681903 codes for MVRSTSLCHRILNWVNKSCCCRRLCSKKDREASSSKEAALTGEIEDLPVFSSYDYPLNVYQDVFHIGVAECHQKLDKLGEDKNWDELVSLVNTGNVDFSRLPIKDDSNSLPSLYTPLHHAAAGNAPKYVFEDLLKKGATKCFKTTNGETAYDLAVENSLEEDILKLLELPENVKNKLESIAIMEKSLHAIILERVEKLIQEHGVQLPQLAFLYEKGPFHYSVPMMYGGFNVKKYNDGIKVHSFCRVWGGSEQDHIIERNGKTTLKATGHDCAY; via the exons ATGGTCCGCTCAACTTCTTTATGTCATCGTATACTGAACTGGGTAAACAAGTCATGCTGCTGTAGGCGCTTATGCAGTAAAAAAGATAGGGAGGCCTCTTCATCAAAAGAAGCAGCTTTAACAGGGGAGATTGAAGATTTACCG gTGTTTTCCTCTTACGACTATCCACTAAATGTATATCAGGATGTTTTCCATATAGGAGTTGCAGAATGCCATCAAAAACTTGACAAACTCGGTGAAGACAAGAACTGGGACGAGCTCGTTTCTTTGGTTAACACTGGAAATGTAGATTTCTCTAGACTCCCTATTAAAGATGATTCAAATTCTTTACCCTCCTTGTATACACCACTTCATCATGCGGCTGCTGGGAATGCTCCAAAGTATGTATTTGAAGATCTTTTGAAAAAAGGGGCAACTAAATGCtttaaaacaacaaatggaGAAACCGCATACGACTTAGCAGTGGAAAATTCCTTAGAGGAGGACATATTAAAACTTCTTGAGTTACCAGAAAATGTAAAGAATAAATTAGAATCTATAGCTATAATGGAGAAATCTCTGCATGCAATTATATTGGAAAGAGTGGAGAAACTAATCCAAGAACATGGAGTCCAACTCCCACAACTTGCCtttttatatgaaaagggtCCGTTTCATTATTCAGTTCCAATGATGTATGGTGGATTTAACGTGAAGAAATATAATGATGGCATAAAAGTTCACAGTTTTTGTCGTGTATGGGGTGGAAGTGAGCAAGACCATATAATTGAAAGAAATGGCAAAACTACTCTAAAAGCTACAGGCCATGATTGTGCTTACTAA